One Drosophila subobscura isolate 14011-0131.10 chromosome U, UCBerk_Dsub_1.0, whole genome shotgun sequence DNA window includes the following coding sequences:
- the LOC117901379 gene encoding uncharacterized protein LOC117901379 isoform X3: MSDKRGFVLDAKSMGLSNPEKPTTTGKQKCHNFAHENTEKAGKAGDRDFHSTCNVISEPLPTEHFRQLVDELPNLPDEAFQMNLKLNKEFLRRLADIDSLDSQNSQGGDSMSITQKVRLVTYQEWVEFLLHSNSVIFSNISELENATYGKVMACMQSVKGEQQHTLDDYRKQRKDLCTIVKFLQDAYYKGVWDTTNMSLETMTVNQLLGLPREQRHPQSESEKMAECMKSLVNEMASKHDEVCHLKSQLCALDEVVQTARQKLILKDQCIAQLNQQLQQIKECLANVPQPSPCYEAPKEEVQIGDMVASCFLESLCLKDREESKILKTLDTELNELLELHGRHEVKCMEACRNRLYGFFEKFSKELVEATRNLENVRSQLRALRDDVNKPGSDAYSTPISLVGPDPDGTSLESLRQQLQAYNNATKEMLGNYLQLVTENNDLHSQLKAKSLTNTRSTDIIKGIADKLVEMGFQEITYKEIYETDSTHNPFCAVLNELYDNIKDNNSLEEQLLVKTQIDTKTPTHTAGRVKDKPAEVTKSKQSSKTTAKASTAKPATKSRSSK, encoded by the exons ATGAGCGACAAACGTGGATTCGTCTTGGACGCAAAGTCCATGGGACTGTCCAATCCGGAGAAGCCCACAACCACGGGAAAGCAGAAATGCCACAATTTTGCACACGAGAACACAGAGAAAGCTGGGAAAGCGGGCGACCGCGACTTCCACTCCACGTGCAATGTGATCTCTGAGCCCTTACCCACGGAGCACTTTCGCCAGCTGGTGGACGAATTGCCGAATTTACCCGATGAGGCGTTCCAGATGAACCTAAAGCTGAACAAGGAATTCCTAAGACGGCTGGCGGACATCGACAGCCTTGACTCTCAGAATTCTCAGGGCGGAGATTCAATG AGCATCACACAAAAGGTGCGTCTGGTGACTTACCAAGAGTGGGTGGAGTTCCTACTGCATTCCAACAGCGTCATATTCAGCAACATTTCGGAACTTGAAAATGCGACGTACGGAAAGGTCATGGCCTGCATGCAGTCGGTCAAGGGGGAGCAACAGCATACGCTGGACGACTACCGCAAGCAGCGCAAGGATCTCTGCACAATTGTAAAGTTCCTACAGGATGCCTACTACAAGGGCGTTTGGGATACGACTAATATGTCACTGGAGACAATGACTGTCAACCAGCTGCTGGGATTACCCCGCGAGCAGCGTCATCcgcagagcgagagcgaaaag ATGGCGGAATGCATGAAATCTCTGGTCAACGAAATGGCCTCCAAGCACGATGAGGTTTGCCATTTAAAGTCCCAGCTCTGTGCTCTGGATGAAGTGGTCCAAACGGCCAGGCAGAAGCTTATCCTGAAGGACCAATGCATTGCCCAACTCAATCAGCAG ctgcagcagatcaaGGAGTGCCTTGCGAACGTGCCACAGCCTTCGCCGTGTTACGAGGCGCCAAAGGAAGAAGTGCAGATCGGAGATATGGTAGCTTCCTGCTTTCTGGAAAGCCTCTGTCTGAAAGATAGGGAGGAGAGCAAAATTCTGAAGACACTTGATACCGAACTCAATgaactgctggagctgcacgGTAGACACGAAGTTAAGTGCATGGAGGCCTGCCGGAATCGCCTTTACGGCTTTTTCGAGAAGTTT AGCAAAGAACTCGTTGAAGCCACCAGAAATCTGGAAAATGTCCGTAGCCAGCTGAGAGCGCTTCGAGACGATGTGAATAAGCCCGGCTCTGATGCCTACAGCACGCCGATAAGTTTGGTTGGTCCGGATCCGGATGGAACGTCACTTGAGTCTTtgcgacagcagctgcaggcctACAATAATGCCACAAAGGAAATGCTCGGCAATTACCTACAACTGGTTACCGAAAACAATG ATTTACACTCCCAGCTTAAAGCGAAAAGTTTAACAAACACCAGGAGCACAGATATTATCAAGGGTATAGCCGATAAGCTGGTGGAGATG GGCTTTCAAGAAATCACGTACAAAGAAATATATGAAACAGACTCAACGCACAATCCATTCTGTGCAGTCCTCAATGAATTATACGATAACATAAAAGACAACAACTCcttggaggagcagctgctggtaaAAACT CAAATCGACACAAAAACTCCAACCCATACAGCAGGGCGCGTCAAAGACAAACCTGCAGAAGTAACAAAATCGAAACAATCTTCGAAAACCACAGCGAAAGCTTCAACGGCAAAGCCGGCAACAAAGTCCCGAAGTTCCAAGTAA
- the LOC117901379 gene encoding restin homolog isoform X2: MSDKRGFVLDAKSMGLSNPEKPTTTGKQKCHNFAHENTEKAGKAGDRDFHSTCNVISEPLPTEHFRQLVDELPNLPDEAFQMNLKLNKEFLRRLADIDSLDSQNSQGGDSMSITQKVRLVTYQEWVEFLLHSNSVIFSNISELENATYGKVMACMQSVKGEQQHTLDDYRKQRKDLCTIVKFLQDAYYKGVWDTTNMSLETMTVNQLLGLPREQRHPQSESEKMAECMKSLVNEMASKHDEVCHLKSQLCALDEVVQTARQKLILKDQCIAQLNQQLQQIKECLANVPQPSPCYEAPKEEVQIGDMVASCFLESLCLKDREESKILKTLDTELNELLELHGRHEVKCMEACRNRLYGFFEKFSKELVEATRNLENVRSQLRALRDDVNKPGSDAYSTPISLVGPDPDGTSLESLRQQLQAYNNATKEMLGNYLQLVTENNDLHSQLKAKSLTNTRSTDIIKGIADKLVEMGFQEITYKEIYETDSTHNPFCAVLNELYDNIKDNNSLEEQLLVKTNQRLACQISCLQEKLEDRDAQVSELQGMIHSYSDFSDHQRLKEEIYSLKQTHSAQQHKLRELTTLLKSREELRAELCKEHEELERNYEDQCKELKKSKKRQQCLEESVSQGEMVLEEVTVERNLLREEIMALKEKEATAAGRERALGDQLNFTEKELNNARRVIQNLQDHLKQGKQKHREVVEQLEVANNTMNQQLREFEGECQRMRGKLKFRVDS; encoded by the exons ATGAGCGACAAACGTGGATTCGTCTTGGACGCAAAGTCCATGGGACTGTCCAATCCGGAGAAGCCCACAACCACGGGAAAGCAGAAATGCCACAATTTTGCACACGAGAACACAGAGAAAGCTGGGAAAGCGGGCGACCGCGACTTCCACTCCACGTGCAATGTGATCTCTGAGCCCTTACCCACGGAGCACTTTCGCCAGCTGGTGGACGAATTGCCGAATTTACCCGATGAGGCGTTCCAGATGAACCTAAAGCTGAACAAGGAATTCCTAAGACGGCTGGCGGACATCGACAGCCTTGACTCTCAGAATTCTCAGGGCGGAGATTCAATG AGCATCACACAAAAGGTGCGTCTGGTGACTTACCAAGAGTGGGTGGAGTTCCTACTGCATTCCAACAGCGTCATATTCAGCAACATTTCGGAACTTGAAAATGCGACGTACGGAAAGGTCATGGCCTGCATGCAGTCGGTCAAGGGGGAGCAACAGCATACGCTGGACGACTACCGCAAGCAGCGCAAGGATCTCTGCACAATTGTAAAGTTCCTACAGGATGCCTACTACAAGGGCGTTTGGGATACGACTAATATGTCACTGGAGACAATGACTGTCAACCAGCTGCTGGGATTACCCCGCGAGCAGCGTCATCcgcagagcgagagcgaaaag ATGGCGGAATGCATGAAATCTCTGGTCAACGAAATGGCCTCCAAGCACGATGAGGTTTGCCATTTAAAGTCCCAGCTCTGTGCTCTGGATGAAGTGGTCCAAACGGCCAGGCAGAAGCTTATCCTGAAGGACCAATGCATTGCCCAACTCAATCAGCAG ctgcagcagatcaaGGAGTGCCTTGCGAACGTGCCACAGCCTTCGCCGTGTTACGAGGCGCCAAAGGAAGAAGTGCAGATCGGAGATATGGTAGCTTCCTGCTTTCTGGAAAGCCTCTGTCTGAAAGATAGGGAGGAGAGCAAAATTCTGAAGACACTTGATACCGAACTCAATgaactgctggagctgcacgGTAGACACGAAGTTAAGTGCATGGAGGCCTGCCGGAATCGCCTTTACGGCTTTTTCGAGAAGTTT AGCAAAGAACTCGTTGAAGCCACCAGAAATCTGGAAAATGTCCGTAGCCAGCTGAGAGCGCTTCGAGACGATGTGAATAAGCCCGGCTCTGATGCCTACAGCACGCCGATAAGTTTGGTTGGTCCGGATCCGGATGGAACGTCACTTGAGTCTTtgcgacagcagctgcaggcctACAATAATGCCACAAAGGAAATGCTCGGCAATTACCTACAACTGGTTACCGAAAACAATG ATTTACACTCCCAGCTTAAAGCGAAAAGTTTAACAAACACCAGGAGCACAGATATTATCAAGGGTATAGCCGATAAGCTGGTGGAGATG GGCTTTCAAGAAATCACGTACAAAGAAATATATGAAACAGACTCAACGCACAATCCATTCTGTGCAGTCCTCAATGAATTATACGATAACATAAAAGACAACAACTCcttggaggagcagctgctggtaaAAACT AACCAGCGTTTGGCCTGCCAGATAAGCTGCCTGCAGGAGAAGCTAGAAGATCGTGATGCCCAAGTGTCCGAGCTGCAGGGCATGATACACAGCTACTCCGACTTCAGTGATCACCAACGACTCAAGGAGGAGATTTACAGCCTCAAGCAGACACACA GTGCACAGCAACACAAGTTGCGTGAGCTGACCACGTTGCTCAAGAGTCGTGAAGAGCTGCGCGCGGAACTCTGCAAAGAGCACGAGGAACTTGAGAGGAATTACGAGGATCAGTGCAAGGAGCTAAAAAAGTCGAAAAAGCGCCAGCAGTGCCTAGAGGAGTCAGTCTCTCAGGGCGAGATGGTGCTGGAGGAGGTCACAGTAGAG CGCAATCTGTTGCGGGAGGAGATCATGGCGCTAAAAGAGAAGGAGGCCACAGCCGCAGGACGCGAGCGGGCGCTTGGCGATCAGTTGAACTTCACCGAAAAGGAGCTGAACAATGCCCGGCGGGTTATACAAAACTTGCAGGACCACTTGAAACAGGGCAAGCAAAAGCATCGCGAGGTCGtcgagcagctggaggtggCCAACAACACAATGAACCAGCAGCTGCGGGAATTCGAGGGCGAGTGCCAGCGGATGAGGGGAAAGCTGAA ATTCCGTGTGGACTCctga
- the LOC117901379 gene encoding myosin-7 isoform X1, which produces MSDKRGFVLDAKSMGLSNPEKPTTTGKQKCHNFAHENTEKAGKAGDRDFHSTCNVISEPLPTEHFRQLVDELPNLPDEAFQMNLKLNKEFLRRLADIDSLDSQNSQGGDSMSITQKVRLVTYQEWVEFLLHSNSVIFSNISELENATYGKVMACMQSVKGEQQHTLDDYRKQRKDLCTIVKFLQDAYYKGVWDTTNMSLETMTVNQLLGLPREQRHPQSESEKMAECMKSLVNEMASKHDEVCHLKSQLCALDEVVQTARQKLILKDQCIAQLNQQLQQIKECLANVPQPSPCYEAPKEEVQIGDMVASCFLESLCLKDREESKILKTLDTELNELLELHGRHEVKCMEACRNRLYGFFEKFSKELVEATRNLENVRSQLRALRDDVNKPGSDAYSTPISLVGPDPDGTSLESLRQQLQAYNNATKEMLGNYLQLVTENNDLHSQLKAKSLTNTRSTDIIKGIADKLVEMGFQEITYKEIYETDSTHNPFCAVLNELYDNIKDNNSLEEQLLVKTNQRLACQISCLQEKLEDRDAQVSELQGMIHSYSDFSDHQRLKEEIYSLKQTHSAQQHKLRELTTLLKSREELRAELCKEHEELERNYEDQCKELKKSKKRQQCLEESVSQGEMVLEEVTVERNLLREEIMALKEKEATAAGRERALGDQLNFTEKELNNARRVIQNLQDHLKQGKQKHREVVEQLEVANNTMNQQLREFEGECQRMRGKLKQQADVNQQQEEIISSFRQWKDAQIRADEARRRCEKRAEEHISLLVEENQTLVHEYRALHRDHSLLEAEIQRVKQAIQRTTTSPQTTSPDCARVAPHMGDEQMSARLRSLANTSQRLAIHSKMLIDQTSLRKGAQQEQENPSLSRNTQSSDSPLHEQHPNP; this is translated from the exons ATGAGCGACAAACGTGGATTCGTCTTGGACGCAAAGTCCATGGGACTGTCCAATCCGGAGAAGCCCACAACCACGGGAAAGCAGAAATGCCACAATTTTGCACACGAGAACACAGAGAAAGCTGGGAAAGCGGGCGACCGCGACTTCCACTCCACGTGCAATGTGATCTCTGAGCCCTTACCCACGGAGCACTTTCGCCAGCTGGTGGACGAATTGCCGAATTTACCCGATGAGGCGTTCCAGATGAACCTAAAGCTGAACAAGGAATTCCTAAGACGGCTGGCGGACATCGACAGCCTTGACTCTCAGAATTCTCAGGGCGGAGATTCAATG AGCATCACACAAAAGGTGCGTCTGGTGACTTACCAAGAGTGGGTGGAGTTCCTACTGCATTCCAACAGCGTCATATTCAGCAACATTTCGGAACTTGAAAATGCGACGTACGGAAAGGTCATGGCCTGCATGCAGTCGGTCAAGGGGGAGCAACAGCATACGCTGGACGACTACCGCAAGCAGCGCAAGGATCTCTGCACAATTGTAAAGTTCCTACAGGATGCCTACTACAAGGGCGTTTGGGATACGACTAATATGTCACTGGAGACAATGACTGTCAACCAGCTGCTGGGATTACCCCGCGAGCAGCGTCATCcgcagagcgagagcgaaaag ATGGCGGAATGCATGAAATCTCTGGTCAACGAAATGGCCTCCAAGCACGATGAGGTTTGCCATTTAAAGTCCCAGCTCTGTGCTCTGGATGAAGTGGTCCAAACGGCCAGGCAGAAGCTTATCCTGAAGGACCAATGCATTGCCCAACTCAATCAGCAG ctgcagcagatcaaGGAGTGCCTTGCGAACGTGCCACAGCCTTCGCCGTGTTACGAGGCGCCAAAGGAAGAAGTGCAGATCGGAGATATGGTAGCTTCCTGCTTTCTGGAAAGCCTCTGTCTGAAAGATAGGGAGGAGAGCAAAATTCTGAAGACACTTGATACCGAACTCAATgaactgctggagctgcacgGTAGACACGAAGTTAAGTGCATGGAGGCCTGCCGGAATCGCCTTTACGGCTTTTTCGAGAAGTTT AGCAAAGAACTCGTTGAAGCCACCAGAAATCTGGAAAATGTCCGTAGCCAGCTGAGAGCGCTTCGAGACGATGTGAATAAGCCCGGCTCTGATGCCTACAGCACGCCGATAAGTTTGGTTGGTCCGGATCCGGATGGAACGTCACTTGAGTCTTtgcgacagcagctgcaggcctACAATAATGCCACAAAGGAAATGCTCGGCAATTACCTACAACTGGTTACCGAAAACAATG ATTTACACTCCCAGCTTAAAGCGAAAAGTTTAACAAACACCAGGAGCACAGATATTATCAAGGGTATAGCCGATAAGCTGGTGGAGATG GGCTTTCAAGAAATCACGTACAAAGAAATATATGAAACAGACTCAACGCACAATCCATTCTGTGCAGTCCTCAATGAATTATACGATAACATAAAAGACAACAACTCcttggaggagcagctgctggtaaAAACT AACCAGCGTTTGGCCTGCCAGATAAGCTGCCTGCAGGAGAAGCTAGAAGATCGTGATGCCCAAGTGTCCGAGCTGCAGGGCATGATACACAGCTACTCCGACTTCAGTGATCACCAACGACTCAAGGAGGAGATTTACAGCCTCAAGCAGACACACA GTGCACAGCAACACAAGTTGCGTGAGCTGACCACGTTGCTCAAGAGTCGTGAAGAGCTGCGCGCGGAACTCTGCAAAGAGCACGAGGAACTTGAGAGGAATTACGAGGATCAGTGCAAGGAGCTAAAAAAGTCGAAAAAGCGCCAGCAGTGCCTAGAGGAGTCAGTCTCTCAGGGCGAGATGGTGCTGGAGGAGGTCACAGTAGAG CGCAATCTGTTGCGGGAGGAGATCATGGCGCTAAAAGAGAAGGAGGCCACAGCCGCAGGACGCGAGCGGGCGCTTGGCGATCAGTTGAACTTCACCGAAAAGGAGCTGAACAATGCCCGGCGGGTTATACAAAACTTGCAGGACCACTTGAAACAGGGCAAGCAAAAGCATCGCGAGGTCGtcgagcagctggaggtggCCAACAACACAATGAACCAGCAGCTGCGGGAATTCGAGGGCGAGTGCCAGCGGATGAGGGGAAAGCTGAA gcagcaggcggacgTAAaccaacagcaggaggagatcATCAGTTCGTTTCGGCAGTGGAAGGACGCACAGATTCGGGCGGACGAGGCAAGGCGGCGGTGCGAGAAACGGGCAGAGGAGCACATCAGTCTGCTCGTGGAGGAGAATCAGACACTGGTCCATGAGTACAGGGCACTGCACCGGGACCATTCCCTACTGGAAGCCGAAATACAAAGAGTCAAGCAGGCCATCCAACGCACCACCACATCCCCTCAAACGACGTCGCCGGACTGTGCCCGCGTGGCCCCACATATGGGCGACGAA CAAATGTCTGCACGTCTGCGCAGTCTGGCCAATACATCGCAGCGTCTTGCCATCCACTCCAAAATGCTCATTGACCAGACGAGTTTGCGGAAAGGcgcgcagcaggagcaggaaaatCCATCCCTGTCACGGAACACACAATCCTCGGATAGCCCATTGCACGAACAGCATCCGAATCCCTAG
- the LOC117901379 gene encoding zinc finger protein 853 isoform X4, whose protein sequence is MTDEAADCPHRQELEHTLLRCQTQSEILQATRDNYLSIIDEFKRDLEELTEQVEQQQQQQQQPPESELEEPPGINNELEIQNQRLACQISCLQEKLEDRDAQVSELQGMIHSYSDFSDHQRLKEEIYSLKQTHSAQQHKLRELTTLLKSREELRAELCKEHEELERNYEDQCKELKKSKKRQQCLEESVSQGEMVLEEVTVERNLLREEIMALKEKEATAAGRERALGDQLNFTEKELNNARRVIQNLQDHLKQGKQKHREVVEQLEVANNTMNQQLREFEGECQRMRGKLKQQADVNQQQEEIISSFRQWKDAQIRADEARRRCEKRAEEHISLLVEENQTLVHEYRALHRDHSLLEAEIQRVKQAIQRTTTSPQTTSPDCARVAPHMGDEQMSARLRSLANTSQRLAIHSKMLIDQTSLRKGAQQEQENPSLSRNTQSSDSPLHEQHPNP, encoded by the exons ATG ACGGACGAGGCTGCGGACTGTCCACATCGACAGGAGCTTGAGCACACGCTACTTCGCTGCCAAACACAATCGGAGATCTTGCAGGCCACGCGGGACAACTACCTGAGCATAATCGATGAGTTCAAGCGGGACCTTGAGGAGCTGACAGAGCaagtagagcagcagcagcagcagcagcaacagccaccagAATCAGAGCTTGAGGAACCGCCCGGGATCAACAACGAACTAGAGATACAA AACCAGCGTTTGGCCTGCCAGATAAGCTGCCTGCAGGAGAAGCTAGAAGATCGTGATGCCCAAGTGTCCGAGCTGCAGGGCATGATACACAGCTACTCCGACTTCAGTGATCACCAACGACTCAAGGAGGAGATTTACAGCCTCAAGCAGACACACA GTGCACAGCAACACAAGTTGCGTGAGCTGACCACGTTGCTCAAGAGTCGTGAAGAGCTGCGCGCGGAACTCTGCAAAGAGCACGAGGAACTTGAGAGGAATTACGAGGATCAGTGCAAGGAGCTAAAAAAGTCGAAAAAGCGCCAGCAGTGCCTAGAGGAGTCAGTCTCTCAGGGCGAGATGGTGCTGGAGGAGGTCACAGTAGAG CGCAATCTGTTGCGGGAGGAGATCATGGCGCTAAAAGAGAAGGAGGCCACAGCCGCAGGACGCGAGCGGGCGCTTGGCGATCAGTTGAACTTCACCGAAAAGGAGCTGAACAATGCCCGGCGGGTTATACAAAACTTGCAGGACCACTTGAAACAGGGCAAGCAAAAGCATCGCGAGGTCGtcgagcagctggaggtggCCAACAACACAATGAACCAGCAGCTGCGGGAATTCGAGGGCGAGTGCCAGCGGATGAGGGGAAAGCTGAA gcagcaggcggacgTAAaccaacagcaggaggagatcATCAGTTCGTTTCGGCAGTGGAAGGACGCACAGATTCGGGCGGACGAGGCAAGGCGGCGGTGCGAGAAACGGGCAGAGGAGCACATCAGTCTGCTCGTGGAGGAGAATCAGACACTGGTCCATGAGTACAGGGCACTGCACCGGGACCATTCCCTACTGGAAGCCGAAATACAAAGAGTCAAGCAGGCCATCCAACGCACCACCACATCCCCTCAAACGACGTCGCCGGACTGTGCCCGCGTGGCCCCACATATGGGCGACGAA CAAATGTCTGCACGTCTGCGCAGTCTGGCCAATACATCGCAGCGTCTTGCCATCCACTCCAAAATGCTCATTGACCAGACGAGTTTGCGGAAAGGcgcgcagcaggagcaggaaaatCCATCCCTGTCACGGAACACACAATCCTCGGATAGCCCATTGCACGAACAGCATCCGAATCCCTAG
- the LOC117901382 gene encoding protein UXT, translating to MNEKSTGDVAYERKQGGPQSDTHQARITQIEEFINEVLKRDLRELEDWIGQYNQEIMEFVQLKNTLQTFDAHLPEGYKTQVNIGSNVFMQARVTQMDKILVNVGKDVFLEMSMPEAEHFSDVRIKILTKEADVLRDESIKKRTQIKMSLLAIGEREKLMQQEARQ from the exons atgaatgaaaagtcCACAGGAGACGTTGCCTACGAGCGCAAGCAAGG TGGCCCCCAGAGCGACACACACCAAGCGCGCATCACGCAGATTGAAGAGTTCATCAACGAAGTTCTGAAACGTGACCTGAGGGAGCTGGAGGACTGGATCGGGCAATACAACCAGGAAATCATGGAGTTTGTCCAGCTGAAGAACACCCTGCAGACATTCGACGCCCACCTGCCGGAGGGATACAAGACGCAAGTGAACATTGGCAGCAACGTGTTCATGCAGGCGCGCGTCACGCAAATGGACAAAATTCTGGTGAACGTGGGCAAGGACGTGTTCCTGGAGATGAGCATGCCGGAGGCGGAGCACTTCAGCGACGTGCGCATTAAGATACTCACCAAAGAGGCGGACGTGCTACGCGATGAGAGCATTAAGAAGCGGACGCAGATCAAGATGTCTCTGCTGGCGATAGGCGAGCGGGAGAAGCTGATGCAGCAGGAGGCGCGCCAGTGA
- the LOC117901384 gene encoding uncharacterized protein LOC117901384, with amino-acid sequence MSFPLMRQLLLPKKSGPVTQVRHHAPIAGPPRFPMSPGKKLILGGGSLLVMMIIPFWALFQIPRWSKLHNGIVEEEESAPAEEDPSSTKDEKN; translated from the coding sequence ATGAGTTTTCCTTTGATGCGGCAACTGCTGCTACCCAAAAAGTCGGGACCCGTGACACAAGTGCGTCACCATGCCCCAATTGCGGGTCCACCACGATTCCCCATGTCGCCCGGCAAGAAGTTGATTTTGGGCGGCGGCTCACTGCTGGTCATGATGATCATTCCCTTCTGGGCACTCTTTCAAATTCCACGTTGGTCCAAGCTGCACAACGGCAtcgtggaggaggaggaatcCGCGCCGGCTGAGGAGGATCCTTCGTCAACGAAGGATGAAAAAAACTAA